A single Calidifontibacter indicus DNA region contains:
- a CDS encoding AAA family ATPase encodes MPVLYYLVGPPAVGKLTVATLLRERTGAALIDNHLVNDPVFVPLGADGVRPLPAGFGPLRERVIDVVHEAIALAAADIDHILTNWLDDSPTDAAFLDRIRALAAKRGARLVLVWLSASPDTLLERVTSEDRRRRAKLRDPQLLRHALASGTLPAPPDAIEIDTTDLSPATTVDRVLEFAGRS; translated from the coding sequence GTGCCAGTCCTCTACTACCTCGTCGGCCCTCCTGCGGTTGGCAAGCTCACCGTCGCCACCTTGCTGCGTGAGCGCACCGGGGCGGCGTTGATCGACAACCATCTGGTTAACGACCCGGTGTTCGTGCCACTCGGTGCCGACGGAGTCCGCCCGTTGCCGGCGGGGTTCGGCCCGCTGCGGGAGCGCGTCATCGACGTGGTGCACGAGGCGATCGCCCTCGCTGCTGCGGACATCGACCACATCCTGACGAACTGGCTCGACGACTCGCCGACCGATGCGGCTTTCCTCGACCGCATCAGGGCACTCGCGGCAAAGCGCGGGGCGCGCCTGGTTCTGGTGTGGCTGTCCGCGTCCCCCGACACCCTCTTGGAACGAGTGACTTCCGAAGACCGCCGACGGCGCGCGAAACTGCGCGATCCGCAGCTGCTTCGTCACGCGCTGGCGAGCGGCACGCTGCCGGCCCCGCCCGACGCGATCGAGATCGACACCACCGACCTTTCGCCGGCTACCACCGTCGACCGGGTCCTCGAGTTCGCCGGCCGCTCGTGA
- a CDS encoding DNA-3-methyladenine glycosylase: protein MSDVLDIPATDAAMRLLGATLHGRGVSVRLTEVEAYAGQDDPGSHAFRGRTPRTEVMFGPAGRLYVYFSYGMHVCANYVCGVDGTAAAVLLRAGTVVDGIELARRRRPGRSDRDLARGPARLTSALGIGLDDYDLDLHDPASPVRLELGEPLTKRAISSGPRVGVSGAGGGPEYPWRFWIDGEPSVSPYRPAKPRRRAVER, encoded by the coding sequence GTGAGCGACGTGCTCGACATTCCCGCCACCGACGCCGCCATGCGGCTGCTCGGTGCGACCCTGCACGGACGTGGGGTGAGCGTGCGGCTGACCGAGGTGGAGGCGTACGCCGGGCAGGACGACCCGGGGTCGCACGCCTTCCGCGGACGCACCCCGCGCACCGAGGTGATGTTCGGCCCTGCGGGCCGGCTGTACGTGTACTTCAGCTACGGAATGCACGTCTGTGCGAACTACGTCTGCGGTGTGGACGGCACGGCAGCTGCGGTGCTGCTTCGGGCCGGGACGGTGGTGGACGGCATCGAGCTCGCGCGTCGCCGTCGCCCCGGTAGGAGCGACCGTGACCTCGCACGTGGGCCGGCGCGGCTGACCAGTGCGCTCGGGATCGGTCTCGACGACTACGACCTCGACCTGCACGACCCCGCGTCACCGGTGCGGCTCGAGCTGGGGGAGCCGTTGACGAAGCGGGCGATCAGCAGCGGTCCGCGGGTCGGGGTGTCGGGCGCAGGAGGTGGCCCGGAGTACCCGTGGCGCTTCTGGATCGACGGCGAACCGAGCGTGTCGCCGTACCGTCCGGCGAAACCGCGTCGCAGAGCGGTCGAGCGATGA
- the tyrS gene encoding tyrosine--tRNA ligase, with translation MSNIFDELQWRGLVAQTTDEAALREALDGTLTMYVGFDPTAPSLHFGNLVQLVVARKLQRAGHHVICLVGGSTGLIGDPKPDSERVLRSKEQVAEAVASIQRQAESFLDFEGDNPARMVNNLDWTEGISALDFLRDYGKYFRVNSMIKKDAVSARLNSDAGISYTEFSYQILQGLDYLHLFRTYDCTLQTGAVDQWGNILAGVDLIRQAEGKHVHVLTTPLLTDSTGRKYGKSEGNAIWLDPTMTSPYAFFQYFLNVEDSEVIKLLKVFSDLGPDEIKDYEEQVANEPFKRAAQRALAAAATTLVHGAVATVSAQAASEALFGKGDLHALDAGTLQDATAELPGGVVPAGTPIVDALITVGIADSRNAARRLIGDGGVSVNNEKVTDVDATLGADDYLHGVVAVIKRGRKYQAAARAS, from the coding sequence GTGAGCAACATCTTCGACGAGCTGCAGTGGCGTGGCTTGGTGGCGCAGACCACCGACGAGGCCGCGTTGCGGGAAGCGCTCGACGGGACGCTCACCATGTATGTGGGATTCGATCCCACGGCGCCCTCCCTGCACTTCGGCAACCTGGTGCAACTCGTCGTGGCACGGAAGTTGCAGCGGGCCGGACACCACGTGATCTGCCTCGTCGGCGGGTCGACCGGGCTCATCGGTGACCCGAAGCCGGACAGCGAGCGGGTGCTGCGTAGCAAGGAGCAGGTGGCCGAGGCAGTGGCCTCGATCCAGCGTCAAGCAGAGTCCTTCCTCGACTTCGAGGGTGACAACCCGGCACGCATGGTCAACAACCTCGACTGGACCGAAGGCATCAGTGCCTTGGACTTCCTGCGCGACTACGGCAAGTACTTCCGGGTCAACTCGATGATCAAGAAGGACGCGGTCTCCGCGCGACTCAACTCCGATGCCGGCATCAGCTACACCGAGTTCAGCTACCAGATCCTGCAGGGCCTGGATTACCTGCACCTCTTCCGCACCTACGACTGCACGCTCCAGACCGGCGCGGTCGACCAGTGGGGCAACATCCTCGCCGGCGTCGACCTGATCCGACAGGCCGAGGGCAAACACGTGCACGTGCTGACGACGCCGTTGCTCACCGACAGCACGGGACGCAAGTACGGCAAGTCCGAGGGCAACGCGATCTGGCTCGACCCGACGATGACCTCGCCTTACGCGTTCTTCCAGTACTTCCTGAACGTCGAGGACTCCGAGGTCATCAAGCTGCTCAAGGTGTTCAGCGATCTCGGCCCTGATGAGATCAAGGACTACGAGGAACAGGTGGCGAACGAGCCGTTCAAGCGCGCGGCGCAGCGTGCACTCGCCGCGGCTGCGACGACCTTGGTGCACGGAGCGGTCGCGACGGTGAGTGCGCAGGCCGCCTCGGAAGCACTGTTCGGCAAGGGTGACTTGCACGCGCTGGACGCGGGAACGCTGCAGGACGCGACGGCCGAACTGCCCGGTGGCGTGGTGCCGGCCGGCACTCCGATCGTCGATGCGCTCATCACCGTTGGCATTGCCGACTCCCGCAACGCCGCGCGCCGGCTGATCGGTGACGGGGGCGTGTCGGTCAACAACGAGAAGGTCACGGACGTCGACGCGACCTTGGGCGCCGACGACTACCTGCACGGCGTCGTCGCGGTGATCAAGCGGGGACGGAAGTACCAGGCGGCCGCGCGAGCGAGCTGA
- a CDS encoding single-stranded DNA-binding protein, giving the protein MTTTPPPDTLVHCNEVHLIGVVRAEPEVRTLPSGDEIVALRVAVERAAADRRSARSPRSDLFDVTCFSAATRRTGRSLADGDLVELRGAMRRNVRRGPGGVTSRMDLEARTLSRRSPRRSAG; this is encoded by the coding sequence ATGACCACGACACCGCCGCCCGACACCCTCGTCCACTGCAACGAGGTTCATCTCATCGGAGTTGTCCGAGCAGAACCGGAGGTTCGCACACTGCCCAGCGGCGACGAGATCGTCGCCCTTCGGGTCGCCGTCGAGCGGGCTGCGGCCGACCGGCGCAGTGCACGCAGTCCGCGCAGCGATTTGTTCGACGTCACCTGCTTCAGCGCGGCGACCCGCCGCACCGGGCGCTCCCTGGCCGACGGTGACCTCGTCGAACTTCGCGGGGCGATGCGCCGAAATGTGCGCCGCGGTCCCGGCGGGGTCACCAGCCGGATGGATCTCGAAGCCCGCACCCTCAGCCGTCGATCACCCCGCCGAAGCGCCGGGTGA
- a CDS encoding HAD-IIA family hydrolase, with amino-acid sequence MDSLLSRYDALVCDLDGVIYRGPEPVPYAIESVEAAGGAGVKVAYATNNASRPPAEVAEHLRELGLTTDDSAVINSSMAGADHLARHLHEGATVLAVGGDGVRLALSDKGFRVVTGLKSEQPAAVLQGYGPKVTAQDLAHVAYAVQRGARWVATNTDRTLPTAQGTAPGNGALIGAVREAVDVDPEVVGKPGPLMYTMAAARLGSSAARTLGIGDRLETDVAGAHAAGMDCLHVLTGVHGPTDLIAAPADLRPRYVADDLRALHDPYDEPRRRDDGWQLGAARARLDGEGGDACLEVRGTITGQERLRLVLAVLWEGVDTGMIDRTEAVNLWVTSK; translated from the coding sequence ATGGACTCCCTGCTCAGCCGGTACGACGCGTTGGTGTGCGACCTGGACGGGGTGATCTACCGCGGCCCGGAGCCGGTGCCGTATGCCATCGAGTCGGTCGAAGCCGCTGGTGGTGCCGGTGTGAAGGTTGCCTATGCCACCAACAACGCTTCCCGCCCGCCGGCCGAGGTGGCCGAGCACCTGCGCGAGCTCGGCCTGACGACCGACGACTCGGCTGTGATCAACAGTTCGATGGCCGGAGCCGATCACTTGGCGCGACACCTCCATGAGGGCGCGACCGTTCTGGCCGTGGGTGGCGACGGGGTGCGTCTTGCGTTGTCCGACAAGGGTTTCCGGGTCGTGACGGGGTTGAAGTCCGAGCAGCCGGCGGCGGTGCTGCAGGGGTACGGCCCGAAGGTGACCGCACAAGACCTCGCCCATGTCGCGTATGCGGTGCAGCGTGGCGCGCGGTGGGTGGCGACCAACACCGACCGCACATTGCCGACGGCCCAGGGCACCGCCCCCGGTAACGGGGCGCTCATCGGCGCCGTCCGCGAGGCGGTCGACGTCGACCCGGAAGTGGTCGGCAAGCCCGGACCGTTGATGTACACGATGGCCGCAGCACGGCTCGGGTCGAGCGCTGCACGCACGCTGGGTATCGGCGACAGGCTCGAGACCGATGTCGCCGGCGCCCACGCCGCAGGAATGGATTGCCTCCACGTGCTCACGGGTGTGCATGGCCCCACCGATCTCATTGCGGCGCCGGCCGATCTGCGTCCTCGTTATGTCGCCGACGATCTCCGTGCGCTGCACGACCCGTACGACGAGCCGCGCCGCCGCGACGACGGGTGGCAACTGGGCGCCGCACGGGCGCGACTGGACGGTGAAGGTGGCGACGCCTGCCTCGAGGTGCGTGGAACGATCACCGGACAGGAACGTCTCCGGCTCGTGCTGGCGGTGCTTTGGGAAGGCGTCGACACGGGCATGATCGACCGCACCGAAGCAGTGAACCTTTGGGTTACGAGCAAGTAG
- a CDS encoding TlyA family RNA methyltransferase yields MTAGEPAMTGSEMVDQALVTRGLARSRAVARDLVLAGRVRSGADTIDKPSVKVTPDTELEVVGEVDPWVGRAAHKLLGALAAFGEVDPAGLRAIDVGASTGGFTQVLLSRGAAVVEAVDVGHGQLAPAVRDDDRVRDHSGTTVRGIDPETIGGPADLVVTDLSFISLTLVAADLARLLTDDGHLVALVKPQFEVGRERLGHGGVVRSPRERARAVRAVLEAIDAAGLTVHGLDRSVVAGTTGNQEYLLWARKRPAGKMDDAAIAAFVTTIEQEDG; encoded by the coding sequence ATGACGGCCGGTGAGCCTGCGATGACCGGTTCGGAAATGGTCGACCAGGCGCTGGTCACTCGAGGATTGGCGAGGTCGCGCGCGGTGGCGCGCGACCTCGTCCTCGCCGGCCGGGTGCGGTCTGGTGCCGACACGATCGACAAGCCGTCGGTCAAGGTCACCCCCGACACCGAACTCGAGGTGGTCGGCGAGGTCGACCCGTGGGTCGGCCGGGCGGCGCACAAGCTGCTCGGTGCGCTGGCCGCGTTCGGGGAGGTCGACCCGGCGGGGCTGCGGGCGATCGACGTCGGTGCATCGACCGGCGGTTTCACCCAGGTGTTGCTGAGCCGCGGCGCCGCGGTCGTCGAGGCCGTCGACGTCGGGCACGGGCAACTGGCCCCTGCAGTGCGGGACGACGACCGCGTGCGTGACCACTCGGGAACCACCGTGCGCGGCATCGATCCGGAGACGATCGGTGGACCCGCCGACCTCGTCGTCACCGACCTCAGCTTCATCTCGCTCACGCTGGTCGCCGCCGATCTCGCGCGGCTGCTCACGGACGACGGGCACCTGGTCGCGCTGGTGAAACCACAGTTCGAGGTGGGTCGCGAGCGGCTCGGTCACGGTGGTGTGGTGCGCTCACCGCGCGAGCGTGCGCGCGCCGTCCGTGCAGTGCTGGAAGCTATCGACGCCGCAGGGCTGACCGTGCACGGTCTTGATCGCAGTGTGGTTGCGGGCACCACCGGCAACCAGGAGTACCTGCTGTGGGCGCGCAAGCGCCCGGCAGGCAAGATGGACGACGCCGCGATCGCGGCCTTCGTGACGACGATCGAGCAGGAGGACGGATGA
- a CDS encoding NAD kinase, with product MTRRVLLIGHPGREQARQAACELVSELAAQQIEVTGDEEELRAFGVLDNPNVVPQTGTPGEGCELAVVLGGDGTILRAAETVRDACTPLLGINLGHVGFLAEAERDNVREAAQRIVDRSWTVEERETLEIDVSVDDEIVWNSWALNEASVEKASRERMIELVVEIDGRPLSTWGCDGVVISTPTGSTAYAFSAGGPVVWPGVQAFLVCPISAHALFARPLVLSHDVRVAIELSPSGQGRAVVWCDGRRSFDLPEGARIAVRRSELPVRLARLAQSPFTDRLVAKFDLSVTGWRGAREVR from the coding sequence ATGACCCGGCGCGTGCTGCTCATCGGCCACCCCGGGCGGGAGCAGGCCCGACAGGCCGCGTGCGAACTCGTCTCCGAACTGGCCGCGCAGCAGATCGAGGTCACCGGCGACGAGGAGGAACTGCGCGCTTTCGGCGTGCTCGACAACCCGAACGTCGTGCCCCAGACCGGCACGCCCGGTGAAGGATGCGAGCTGGCCGTGGTGCTCGGCGGCGACGGCACGATCCTGCGCGCCGCCGAGACGGTGCGCGACGCGTGCACGCCGCTGCTCGGCATCAACCTCGGTCACGTCGGCTTTCTCGCCGAGGCCGAGCGCGACAACGTGCGCGAGGCGGCCCAGCGCATCGTCGACCGCAGTTGGACCGTCGAGGAGCGCGAGACGCTCGAGATCGACGTCAGCGTCGACGACGAAATCGTCTGGAACAGCTGGGCGCTCAACGAGGCGTCGGTCGAGAAGGCGTCCCGGGAACGGATGATCGAACTCGTCGTCGAGATCGACGGCCGACCGTTGTCGACCTGGGGTTGCGACGGAGTCGTGATCAGCACCCCGACCGGTTCGACCGCGTACGCGTTCTCCGCCGGGGGACCGGTCGTCTGGCCGGGTGTCCAGGCCTTCCTGGTATGTCCGATCTCGGCGCACGCATTGTTCGCGCGTCCGCTGGTGCTCAGCCACGACGTGCGGGTCGCCATCGAACTGTCCCCGAGCGGACAGGGCCGGGCGGTCGTGTGGTGCGACGGACGCCGCAGCTTCGACCTGCCCGAAGGCGCACGAATCGCCGTGCGGCGTAGCGAACTTCCCGTGCGTCTCGCCCGCCTCGCCCAGTCACCGTTCACCGACCGCCTGGTCGCGAAGTTCGACCTGTCGGTGACCGGTTGGCGCGGCGCCCGCGAGGTGCGTTGA
- the recN gene encoding DNA repair protein RecN produces MLREIRIRDLGVIDDATLPFAPGLNVLTGETGAGKTMVVQGLGLLLGGRASAGLVRDGAASCVVEGVLDLPADHPAVVRADEAGGELDEGELLLARSVAEGGRSRAWVGGRNAPVGVLGEIGERIVAVHGQADQWRLQRPDQHREVLDDFGGKAVRTCLERYTAVHRERLAVHKELQELRTHARERAMRLDQLTASLEEIEAVDPQPGEDVALAEESMRLEHLDALFAAAAGAHGAISGTDDIDDRSALTQLGTASAALARATDHDPALGALHTRLSELSVLLTDLAADLQGYLQNLDADPARVEQVQERRAAIGTLLRKYGSTVEEVLAWSQQAAAESTDLAGSDDRIAALAADAERLDGEIASAATALTNARTKAAARLGKEVTAELAHLAMGSAKVEVVVEPRQGDYGATGVDDVEIRLAANKGGKARSVTKAASGGELSRVMLAIEVVTAAGGVPTFVFDEVDAGVGGSAALDIGARLKALAAHAQVLVVTHLGQVAAYADRHLVVRKQHDGHITVSDVAVVEGDERRRELARMLGGVSDSDAALAHVDELLEQVASAASAPRAGSMDA; encoded by the coding sequence ATGCTGCGTGAGATCCGCATCCGGGATCTGGGCGTCATCGACGACGCGACCCTGCCGTTCGCGCCCGGACTCAACGTGCTGACCGGCGAGACCGGTGCCGGCAAGACGATGGTCGTGCAGGGGCTCGGACTCCTGCTCGGCGGACGCGCGAGCGCGGGACTCGTGCGTGATGGCGCGGCATCGTGCGTCGTCGAAGGTGTACTCGACCTGCCGGCCGACCATCCGGCGGTGGTGCGCGCCGACGAAGCCGGTGGCGAACTCGACGAGGGTGAACTGCTGCTGGCCCGGTCGGTGGCCGAGGGCGGACGTTCCCGAGCCTGGGTCGGCGGCCGCAACGCCCCGGTGGGGGTGCTCGGCGAGATCGGTGAACGGATCGTCGCCGTGCACGGCCAGGCCGACCAGTGGCGACTGCAACGCCCCGATCAGCACCGCGAGGTGCTCGACGACTTCGGCGGCAAAGCCGTCCGCACCTGCCTGGAGCGCTACACCGCAGTGCACCGCGAACGACTCGCGGTGCACAAGGAACTGCAGGAGTTGCGCACCCACGCCCGCGAACGAGCGATGCGGCTCGATCAGTTGACGGCGTCGCTGGAGGAGATCGAGGCGGTCGACCCGCAACCCGGCGAAGACGTCGCGCTCGCCGAGGAGTCGATGCGACTGGAGCATCTCGATGCGCTGTTCGCCGCGGCGGCCGGTGCACACGGCGCGATCAGCGGCACCGACGACATCGATGACCGCAGTGCACTCACCCAACTCGGCACGGCGTCGGCCGCGCTGGCCCGGGCGACCGACCACGACCCGGCACTCGGCGCGTTGCACACCCGCCTGAGCGAACTCAGTGTGCTGCTCACCGACCTCGCCGCCGATCTCCAGGGCTACCTGCAGAACCTCGATGCCGATCCGGCGCGGGTGGAACAGGTGCAGGAACGTCGCGCCGCGATCGGCACCTTGCTCCGCAAGTACGGCAGCACGGTCGAGGAGGTGCTCGCCTGGTCGCAGCAGGCGGCCGCGGAGAGCACCGACCTGGCCGGATCCGACGACCGAATCGCCGCGCTGGCCGCCGACGCCGAACGCCTCGACGGCGAGATCGCCTCTGCCGCAACGGCACTCACCAACGCGCGCACCAAGGCCGCCGCTCGCCTCGGCAAGGAGGTCACCGCCGAACTGGCACACCTCGCGATGGGTTCGGCGAAGGTCGAGGTCGTGGTCGAGCCACGGCAGGGTGACTACGGCGCCACCGGTGTCGACGACGTCGAGATCCGTCTGGCCGCCAACAAGGGCGGCAAGGCACGCAGCGTCACCAAGGCGGCGTCCGGTGGTGAGTTGTCGCGGGTGATGCTCGCCATCGAGGTCGTCACCGCCGCCGGCGGGGTGCCGACGTTCGTCTTCGACGAGGTCGACGCGGGTGTCGGTGGATCGGCGGCACTCGACATCGGTGCCCGGCTGAAGGCCTTGGCAGCACACGCGCAGGTGCTCGTCGTCACCCACCTCGGCCAGGTCGCGGCGTACGCCGACCGGCACCTGGTGGTGCGCAAGCAGCACGACGGCCACATCACCGTCAGCGATGTCGCGGTCGTCGAAGGCGACGAACGCCGTCGTGAACTGGCCCGGATGCTCGGCGGCGTCAGCGACAGCGACGCCGCGCTGGCACACGTCGACGAACTGCTCGAGCAGGTCGCCTCCGCGGCTTCGGCGCCGCGTGCTGGCAGCATGGACGCGTGA
- the steA gene encoding putative cytokinetic ring protein SteA — protein MRSKLRRAAPVPENTLGRIQVDRRTKDLTKRLRQGDIAVINHADIDRVSAEALVACRPSAVVNAARSSTGRYPNVGPGILVAAGIPLLDDVGEQVMDAELEGATGVLVDEHLMVDGKAVATGTVMTAESVDEAMELAREGLSEQIVAFAGNTMEYLEQERDLLLNGIGLPDIRTDLDGRPVLIVVRGYHYKEDLAILKPYIRDFKPVLIGVDGGADAIIEAGHKPDMIVGDMDSVSDETLRSGAELVVHAYRDGRAPGLSRVEELGIKDAVVFPATGTSEDIAMLMADDAGADLIVAVGTHATLVEFLDKGRAGMASTFLTRLRVGSKLVDAKGVSRLYRSSIGWPALLVLVVAGLVALLVAMLSTPAGQAFFQVVGARWDTFYSWLEGLFSD, from the coding sequence GTGAGGAGCAAGCTGCGCCGGGCCGCGCCGGTGCCGGAGAACACTCTCGGTCGCATCCAGGTCGACCGACGCACCAAGGACCTCACCAAGCGTCTGCGGCAGGGCGATATCGCGGTCATCAACCACGCCGACATCGATCGGGTGAGTGCCGAGGCGCTCGTCGCCTGCCGCCCGTCCGCCGTGGTCAACGCGGCCCGCTCCTCGACCGGCAGGTATCCCAATGTCGGCCCGGGCATCCTCGTCGCGGCGGGCATCCCGCTGCTCGACGACGTCGGCGAGCAGGTGATGGATGCCGAGCTCGAAGGAGCGACGGGCGTGCTCGTCGACGAGCACTTGATGGTCGACGGCAAGGCCGTGGCCACCGGCACCGTGATGACCGCCGAGTCGGTGGACGAGGCGATGGAGCTCGCCCGGGAGGGGCTGTCGGAGCAGATCGTCGCGTTCGCCGGCAACACGATGGAGTACCTCGAACAGGAACGCGACCTGCTGCTCAACGGCATCGGCCTGCCCGACATCCGCACCGATCTCGACGGTCGACCAGTGCTCATCGTGGTGCGTGGCTACCACTACAAGGAAGACCTTGCGATCCTCAAGCCCTACATCCGCGACTTCAAACCGGTGCTGATCGGCGTCGACGGGGGAGCCGACGCGATCATCGAGGCCGGGCACAAACCCGACATGATCGTCGGCGACATGGACTCCGTCAGCGACGAAACGCTGCGCAGCGGTGCCGAACTCGTCGTCCATGCCTACCGCGACGGTCGCGCACCGGGATTGTCCCGGGTGGAAGAACTCGGCATCAAGGACGCCGTGGTCTTTCCGGCCACCGGCACCAGCGAGGACATCGCGATGCTGATGGCCGACGACGCCGGCGCCGACCTCATCGTCGCGGTCGGCACGCATGCCACGCTGGTGGAGTTTCTCGACAAGGGCCGCGCCGGCATGGCGAGCACCTTCCTCACCCGACTTCGGGTGGGCAGCAAGTTGGTCGACGCGAAGGGCGTGAGTCGCCTGTACCGTTCCAGCATCGGGTGGCCGGCGCTGCTGGTGCTCGTGGTGGCCGGACTCGTGGCGCTGCTCGTGGCCATGTTGTCGACGCCGGCCGGCCAGGCCTTCTTCCAGGTCGTCGGCGCCCGGTGGGACACCTTCTACTCCTGGCTCGAGGGGCTGTTCAGTGATTGA
- a CDS encoding copper transporter, whose amino-acid sequence MIDFRYHVVSLVAVFLALATGIVIGGFSLRGEVADQLNGQVVQLRKDKSELQNQVNQASIGGRKRDEGVAEVAPKVLAGALADKRVAIVALPDTDHALVKSVKQTVGVAGGTVTTTVSLKQQWITPQWLDSEQVRTDAAKVGIDAKSVPAERLAGAVLARSLVRPAGQEVLRDLAGSDAASVSPQTAPVADAVVVVWPGMVDKDGVVKKWSASVSGMGISVDAVVGVSSGSAPSDGGSKPDALVTSLRDTPEVVSVMSTIDDGSIPIGQVGLGLAVRDELAGRSGQYGMGRDASAVVPRVSPESSPGATP is encoded by the coding sequence GTGATTGATTTCCGGTACCACGTCGTCTCCCTGGTCGCGGTGTTCCTCGCACTCGCGACCGGCATCGTGATCGGCGGGTTCTCACTGCGCGGCGAGGTGGCCGACCAGCTGAACGGGCAGGTCGTTCAACTGCGCAAGGACAAGTCCGAGCTGCAGAACCAGGTCAACCAGGCCAGCATCGGTGGGCGCAAACGGGACGAGGGTGTGGCCGAGGTGGCGCCCAAGGTGCTCGCCGGCGCGCTCGCCGACAAGCGGGTCGCGATCGTGGCGCTGCCCGACACCGACCACGCCCTGGTGAAGTCGGTGAAGCAGACGGTCGGCGTCGCCGGAGGCACGGTGACCACCACCGTTTCGCTGAAGCAGCAATGGATCACGCCGCAGTGGCTCGACTCCGAGCAGGTGCGCACCGACGCTGCCAAGGTCGGCATCGACGCCAAGAGCGTGCCCGCCGAACGGCTCGCCGGTGCGGTGCTTGCCCGCTCGCTGGTGCGCCCCGCCGGCCAGGAGGTGCTGCGCGATCTGGCCGGGTCGGACGCGGCGTCCGTCTCCCCGCAGACCGCGCCGGTGGCCGACGCGGTCGTCGTGGTCTGGCCGGGCATGGTCGACAAGGACGGTGTGGTCAAGAAGTGGTCGGCGTCGGTGTCCGGGATGGGCATCTCGGTCGACGCGGTCGTCGGCGTCTCCAGTGGGTCGGCGCCCAGCGACGGCGGATCGAAACCCGACGCCCTGGTCACCTCGTTGCGCGACACCCCCGAGGTGGTGTCGGTGATGAGCACCATCGACGACGGGTCGATCCCGATCGGTCAGGTCGGTCTGGGCCTCGCCGTACGTGACGAACTGGCCGGCCGATCGGGTCAGTACGGCATGGGACGCGACGCGTCTGCGGTCGTGCCCCGGGTGTCACCGGAGTCGTCGCCGGGCGCCACCCCGTGA